The Streptomyces sp. NBC_01463 DNA window CGCCCCAGGTGGGTGCCGGGGGCTGCACCCCGATGCCGAGGAACGTCAGACTCGACACGATGACGAAGCCGACGCCGATGGTCTGGGCGAGCGCGACCGCGATCGGCGGGAGCACCTTGATCCAGACGTGGCGCCGTACGATCCATCCGACGGAGGCCCCCGAGATGACCGCTGCCTCCACGTACGGGGAGCGGGCCACGGCGAGCGTGGCCGCCCTGGCCACCCGGTAGAACAGCGGCGAGACGAGCGCGCCCGTCACGAGCATGGCCTGGGTGATGCCGTTGCCCAGCAGGGCGATCACGGCGATGGCGAACAGCAGGAACGGCAGCGCGACCAGTGTGTCGGCCAGCCGCAGCGTGAACCATTCGAAGGCCCGGCCGAGATACACCGAGAGGATGCCGGGGACCGCCCCGACGGCCAGGGCCATCAGCGCGACTTCGAGCGAGCCGAGGACACTGACGCGGGAACCGTCCAGGAGCCGGCTGAACACGTCGCGGCCGAGGTAGTCGGTGCCCAGCCAGTGGGCGCCGGACACGGCCGAGAGCGCGTTGTCGCTGGTGGCCAGCGGATCCTGCGGAGCGATCCACGGGCCGAGAACGGCGAGCAGTGCGACGACCGCGAGGATGACGACGGCGATCCGGCCGGTGGTGAGTGAGAGAACGCGGCGCACCATGGGTCACACCCCCCGCTGTGATGCCGGCATCACACGTGCCAGCACCAGATTGATGATCAGGTTGAAGGAGACGACCAGCACGATCGACACCACCAGGACCCCCTGCACGGCGGGCACGTCGCCGGCCTGGGCGGAGTCGTTGGCGAACCGGCCGAAGCCCTGCAGGCCGAAGATCCATTCCGTCACGACGGACGCCCCGACCAGCGCCGGGAACTTCTGGCCGAGGGTGGCGAGCGCGGGACCGAGACCGTTGCGCAGGACATGGCCGAAGAAGATGCGCCGCGGGCTCAGCCCCCGTACCACCGCGCCCGTCACGTAGTTCTCGTCGTACGCCGCGACGAGACTGCTGCGCAGCTGGCGGGCGACGTCGGCGATGACGTCGAAGCTGAGCGCGAGTGCGGGCAGGGTGATGTGCGCGAGCCAGGGACCGACGCCCTGCTCGGCCGGGATGTAGCCGGCCGAGGGGAACAGATGGAGACCGACCGCCAGGACCGCGACGAGCACGATGCCGACGACGAAGGCCGGCATCACCGAGATCACGGTGACGAAGCCGGTGATCGCCCGGTCGACCGCCGTGGTGCGCTTCAGCGCCGCCAGGGTGCCCAGCCCGAAGCCGGCGACCACCCCGATGACCAGCGCGAACGTCGCGACCGAGAGGCTCACGCCCAGGCCGAGTCCGATCAGCGTCGAGATGTCGGCGCCGTTGACCCAGCTGGTGCCGAGCTGACCGTGCAGGACGTCGGAGAACCAGTCCCAGTACTGCGTCAGGAAGGGCTTGCCGAGGCCCCACTGGGCCTCGATCCGGTGGATGGCCTCGGGCGTCGCCTCCTCGCCCAGCTGGATGCGTGCCGGGCTGAGTCCGCTCATCGACCGCAGGGCGAACGTCACGAACGTCGCGACCAGGAACACGGGCACGAAGATCGCGACCGACCGGGCGAGAGCCGCCAGGACGCGGCCTGCCGCGTGCCGGGCCCTGGCCGTGGCCACGGAACCGCGGCGGACGGGTCCGGCCTGAGGAACGTTCGTCGTCATGGGTCTGCCTCCTCTCTTCTGTTCTTCCGTGAGTGGGTGTCAGCTGCCGCCGGAGAGGGTCACACCGGTCCAGTCGATGTGGGCGGGGTTCTTCGGCAGGCCGGAGACCTGCTTGCTCTTGGCGAAGAGGTTCGGCGAGGAGTACGTGAACACCAGCGCCTTGCTCTTCAGGCCCGCCCGGGTCGCCTCCCGCAGGGTCTCGGTGTAGTCCGTTGCGTCCAGCGGCGTGCGGCGGACCTTGACGACGGCCGCCTCGAAGCCGGACGGCTCGTACGGGGTGCTGAGGTTCAGCGGACCGTTGGGGCCGAAGTGGGCGGTGAGTGTCTGTACGGCGGAGTCGCGACCCGTCGTCGAATACAGCGAGAACGTCAGGTCCTTGGCGAAGAACGGGGTGGCCCAGTTCTTGTCGATCTTGATCGTGACGGTGATGCCCACCGCGGCCAGCTGCGACTGGACGATCTCGGCCTGCGGGTCCTCCGAGGGGATGACCAGGTTCAACTTGATGTCACCGGCCTTGTGACCGGCGTCGGCGAGCAGTTGCTTCGCCTTCGCGGGGTCGTACGGGTAGCGGTCCGCCGACTCCGGGTCGTAGGCGACGTACCCCTTCGGGAACGGCTGGTCGGTCACCTCGCCGTAGCCGAACGTCAGCTTGTCGACGAACTCCTGGCGGTTCACCGCGTGGCGCACGGCGTCGACGACCCGGTCGTCGTCGAAGGGCGCCTTGTTGATGTTGAGGCTGATGTTGGAGGCGTTGAAGCCGGGCTGGGAGAAGACGTCGAGGCCGGCCTTCTTCGCGGCGTCGGCCTGACTCGGGTCGAGGTCGGCGAAGTTGTACACACCGGTCTGCAGGCCCGAGACGACGGTCGAGGCATCGGGGGCGGAGCTCAGTTCGACATCGTCGATGTGGATGTTCTTCGCGTCCCAGTAGCCGGGGTTCTTCGTCAGTACGGCCTTGGTGCCGGGGATCAGCTGCTTGACGACGAACGGTCCCGCGCCGACCGGGTTCTGGTCCAGCTTGCCCGGGTCCTTCGCCGCCCTGGGGCTCGCGATCTGCAGCACGCGCTCACCGAGCAGCTGCGGAATCTGGTAGTCGACCTGGGAGAGGTGGAGCACCGCGTCCAGCCCCTTGGCCTCGACCGACCTGATCGAGGTCAGATCTCCGAACAGGGCGGAGTTCTTCTGCTTCTTGGCCCGCTCGATGGCCGCCTTGACCGCCGTAGCGTCGACCGGTTCGCCGTCGCTGAACTTCAGGCCGGGACGTAGGTGAAAGGTGATCAGGTCACCGCGGGCGTTGTACTTCCAGCTCTCGGCAAGGTCGGGAACGGCCTTGCCGCTCTCGTCAGTCCGGGTCAACGAGGCATAAACCAAGGCGAGTTCGCGGAACTGTGCACCGCTCCCCGAGACCACCGGGTCCCAGTGGCCGGGGAAGTAGGAGGAGGCCCACTTCAGTGTGGAGCCACCGGACGACGCGGAGACGTCACCGCCGCAGGCGCTCAGGGCGGGTGTGATCAGGGCGACGAGGGCGCTCCCGAGGGCGGCGGTACGCAGGCTGCCGGCCCGACGGGAGGGCCGGATACCCGGTCCGGTGCGGAAGGTGCTGAGTCGTGGAGACATCTCGATCTCTCTGTACGAGGCCCCGCCCGGTTCAGGGCAGGCCGGACCGCGGAGGCGGCTGGAGGGCGGGCGGAAGTGGACCGGGGCGGTACCGGCCGGAGGGAGACGGTGATACGGAACCGCACCGGGACGGACCGTCACACCCCGAGCGCACACGGGCACGCAGGCCCACAGACGTGCACGTGCACACGTGTGAGGGTCCCGAACGGGGCGACGGCACCACAGGGGGTGGGAGTGCCGGACGAGAGCTTTCCCGAAGGGGAGTTGAGGTCCCTCGGGGCGGCAACATCACGACATTCCGTGCACGGGAGAGGGCACGGAGGCGAAGGCGCGAGGCAGGTGCGGCCCGGTGCGGCAGCGGGCAGTCGGTGCTGCCGGCGGGCGTCAGGCGGCGCCTGCGGATCGGAGCGGTGGGCGGTCAGCGACAGAGTGCGCTGGAGGTGCGCCGAAGATCCACGTATCGGCACTCCACACCGGGGTGCGTCGTGAGCATGGGCTCATCCTGCTGGCCGTCCGGGGCGTCTGTCAATGGACACCAATCGGTGTCTCATTCGGTGGGACGGGCTCTGACCGCAGGTCAGAGCCCTGTTGCTGCCCAGGGGGTGGTGGCGGGGTGCACCGCGGCCTCTTGGGGATGCAGCCACAGCGGGCCGTTTCCGGTGTCGACCCGGACCGCGTGCGAAGGCGCCCGGCCGCCTTCCGCCAGCAGCTCCGCCTCGGGACCGGTCAGGCTGCGATGGTGCTCCAGGGCCTCGTCCGGCGGGAGCGGCGCGAGGTCGCTCAGCAGCCCGGGACACAAGGCGTCAACCGCCGCCGCGTACGCGGCGAAGGGTCGCCAGCCGGGCACCGCGCGGTAGCCGGCGGGGGAGTGGAAAAGGAGAGTCGGGAGCGCGTAGCGGCTGCCGCCGTCGAGAGTCGTCCGGGCGGCACCGGGATGCGGTGACGCGTCCTGCACGGACAGCACCTCGGGCACCGGCCGGCGCGCCTCGGCCCGGTCCGCGCGGACCCGTTCGAGCACGGCGGCGGACGCGGCATCGGACTCCAGCCGTACGGGATCCAGCCCCGGGACACCGCGCGCCGCGGCCAGCGCGCGTGCGAGCGTGTCCGCCGGTTCACCGAGTACGAACACGCTCTCCCGCAGCCGCCGCAGCACCCGCTCGGCCACGGCGGCCCCTTGGAGCTCGGCAGCCCCGGCGACCAGCGAGGAGGGCCAGGAACTGGCCGCGACCCGGCTCAGCCGGACCGCCCGGGGCGCCAGCGTGTGTGCGGTGATCTCCTCCACGTACCGCGCGTACCAGGCGGTCTCGGCCGCCGGGTCGGGCGGCGGGTCGTCGTCGTGGTCGAAGAGGATCGCGTACGCACGCCGCCAGCGCACCCGCCCGTCCAGGGCCGCCCGCAGCCTGCGGAACACGGGCTCCGACCCCCAGGCCCACGGGCACATCGGATCGGTGTACTCGACGACCTCCACCACCGGGGACGGGTGCGGCGACCCCGTCACGAGACACCGACCCCGGTCGTCCGCTCGCGCACGCCCTCGGACAGCAGCGACGTCAGCGTGAGACCACCGAGGACCGCCGCGGCCTCCGCCTCGACCCGGCGCCACACCCCGGGCAGGGCCACGGCGGGCCCGGGATAGTCGAGCCCGGCCAGCGAGTCGCCGCGCAGAGTGATCACCTCGCCGTCGACAGCGCGCACGACGTCCAGCAACGAGATCTCACCGGCCGGACGGCCGAGCCAGTAACCGCCTTCGCAGCCGCGCTGGCTGCGCACCAGGCCTGCTCTGCGCAACTCGCCCACCACGGACTTCAGGAACCGGAACGGGATCTCCTGCGAGGATGCGATGGCCTCACAGGTCAGGGGACGGCCAGGCTCACGGGCGAGCTCCAGGAGGGCCCGCGTGGCGTAGTCCGCCTTCGCGGAGATATGCATGCCCACATCATGCACGAAGGCCCGCCCCACACCCGGGTTTCCCGCCATTCCGCCCGTTCATTGCGGGAACATTGCCGCAGGTGAAACGCAATGGACACCTCTTGACATCCTTTTCGGCGCCCCTCTAGCGTCCCTGCCATGAGCGAGCCGCTGACGACCCCCGGTGAGGGCTTCCACCCCCACCTCCACGACACCCCGGGCCGCCCGGACGCGCCCTTGCGCACCCGCGTGCACCACATCCGTGCGGACGCCCTGGACGGCGACACCGCCCAGACCGGAGGCATGCGCAGGTTCGCCGCCATCAGCGGAAAGACCGTCGGCTCCGAGAAACTGTGGATGGGCCAGACCCACGTGGCCCCCGCGACCTCGTCCTCCGACCACCACCACGGCGAGTCCGAGACCGCGATCCATGTGGTGAGCGGCCACCCCGAGTTCGTCTTCCTCGACGGATCGGGCGACGAACCGGAGGAGGTACGGCTGCGCACCTCGCCCGGCGACTACATCTTCGTCCCCCCGTTCGTCCCGCACCGCGAGGAGAACCCCGACCCCGCCGAGGAGGCCGTGGTCGTCATCGCCCGCAGCACCCAGGAGGCGATCGTCGTCAACCTGCCCAGGCTGTACGCCCTTCCGGCCGACGAGGACTGAGCGGGGCGGTGCCTCTAGCGGGGCACCAGCTCGGCCATTGCGGGGCGGGAGCGACGGGTTGCCGGCCCGAGAACGTGGCGGTCCCGGTCGGTGCTGACGAACCATCAGCGCAGATCCAGACGCATCAGGACCCGGGGATGTCCCGCCAGCACGGACGTGGTGTCGGAGGCGTGGGTGAATCCGGCGCGCTCGAAGTTCTTCCGCAGCCCGGCGTACGCCATCGTCAGGTCGGCCTTGGCGCCGCGGTTGTCGAGGGGATAGGCCTCGATCATCGGCGCGCCGTGGGTGCGGGCGAATTCCACCGCTCCCGTGATCAGGGCGTGCGAGATCCCCTGCTTCCGGTGACCGGGCCGCACGCGGATGCACCACAGCGACCAGACGGGCAGGTCGTCGATGTGCGGAATCCTGCGGCTGCGCGCGAACGTGGTGTCCGCGCGCGGCGCGACCGCGGCCCAGCCGACCGGTTCGTCGCCGTCGTAGGCGAGCACGCCGGGAGGGGGCTCCTTGCGGCACAGCTCGGCCACGTACTCTGCCCGCGCCGGTCCGCGGAGCTCGTTGTTGAGGGCGGACGGGATGCGGTGGCTCAGGCAGAAGCAGACGTTGGCGGCCGGTGACTTCGGGCCGACGAGGGTGCGGACATCGTCGAAGTCCGATGCCGGGCGCACTTCAATGGTCATGACGTCACCCTGACACGGGGAGAGGGAGGCCGTGCCCAGGACGGCTCGCGCGGTGCGTCGATTCCGGTGCGGCGCGCCGGTCCGTGGGGACCGCGGGACAGGCCCGAAGCGGACGTGGCGGATGGCCATATGGCCCGTAACGCGCAGGCGTTGTCCTTCGACAGGGCGGCCGCCGGCTGCGCGTCACGTTCGATGTCACGGAACACATGCGGGACCTGATCTCCCGGCTGCTGTGGAGAGCCTCGTCGCACGAATTAGGCTCCCTACATGACGATCATCGTGCGGACAGCGGCCGAAGACGATCTGCCGGATCTGCTGACCCTCTACAGCGAACTGAACCCCGACGACGCCCCGTTGTCCCGGACGACTGCGGCTGCCGTGTGGGCCGACATGTCGCGGCAGGGCGGACGTACCGTCCTGGTGGCCGATGCCGACGGTGCTGTGGCCGGAACCGCCGACTGCCTCGTGATGCCGAACCTCACCCGCGGCGGACGGGCCATCCTGTTCGTGGAGAACGTCGTGGTGGCCGGCTCCTTCCGGCGTCACGGTGTCGGCCGGCTGCTGATGGACGCCGCCGTCCGGCTGGGCGAGACGGCGGGCTGCTACAAGATCCAGCTGCTGGCGGCGGACGACGCGTACGTCCACACCTTCTACGAAGCATGTGGTTTCAAGGCACTGGCGCAAGGCTTCCGCCGCTACCTCTCCTAGCCCGTTCGTCCCCGTTCCGCGCCGGACGAAATTGGGCTGCGCGCATCATCCGGCCTCCGCATACTGGGCGGACTCCGACTCCCCGGCTCTAAGGACCCCTTCAGCGTGCAGGCCGCCGTCACCGTCACTCCCGCCCAGATCCCCGAACTGCTCCTCGGGCTCGCGACCGTGCGGCCCGTGTTCCTCTGGGGAGCGCCCGGGATCGGGAAGTCGTCGCTCGTACGGAAGTTCGCCGACGCGCTGGGCATGGAGTGCGTCAGCCTCCTGGGAACGCAGCTCGCGCCGGAGGACCTCATCGGTGTCCCGCAGATCCGCGACGGGCGCTCCGTCTTCTGCCCGCCGGAGGCCATCGCCCGCGACGAGCCGTACTGCCTCTTCCTCGACGAGCTCAACGCCGCCACCCCCGACGTCCAGAAGGCCTTCTACTCGCTGATCCTGGACCGGCGGATCGGGTCGTACGAGCTGCCCGCCGGGTCGATCGTCATCGGAGCCGGCAACCGCGCCACCGACAACGCGCTGGCGCGGCCCATCGCCTCCGCGCTCGTCAACCGCCTCACCCACGTCCATCTGCGGGCCTCGGCGGCGGACTGGCTGGTGTGGGCGGGGGAGAACGGCATCCACCCGTGGGTGACGGACTACCTCGTCGACCGGCCCGACCACCTCTGGTCGCAGCCGCCCAAGACCGAGGAGCCGTTCTCCACACCCCGGTCCTGGCACATGCTGTCCGACGCCCTGCACTCCTTCGGGCCGGACATCGACGAGGAGACGCTGAAGGTCGTCGTGCACGGCACGCTGACACCCACCCACGCCGTCTCCTTCTGCGGCTACGCCAAGATCGTGCGCCACACCTTCGGCATCGAGGCGATCCTCAAGGGAGACGCCTCCTGGCCCGCCCGACCGGAGGACCGCGACCTGCTCTACTACCTGGCCGAGGCGTTCCGCGGACGGCTGGTGAAGGAACTGCCGCGGCGCAAGGAACACGTGTCCCCGGCGATGCGGCAGACCTCCTACCGGGCCAAGTCGCTGCTCGTGCAACTGGCCGAGATCTCCGTCGAGGTCGCGCAGACCGTCATCGCGGACGACTCCGACGGCCTGCCGGTGCTGCCCGCCTGGTTCCTCGTCGACGCCGCACGCGACATGCCGAGACTCGTCGAGGCGCGGCGATGACCCCCGCCGCCGGCCGGCGCGGGAACGGCAAGGGAGGGAAGGGTGGCACGGGTGGCACCTCCGACCCGGCCACCGAGGCGTTCGCAGCCGGGCTCGCCATGGCGAAGCGCAACCCCGCCTTCGCCGGCGTCGAGGCATCCGTGTGCAGAAGGACCGGCTGCGATCTGACCCCGGCCGGGGGCCTGGCAGCCGTCACGTCCAACGGCACCCTCCACCTGCACCCCGCCAAGCGGGCGGATCCGGCCGAGTGGGCCTGGGCCCTGGCCCACTGCCTGCTGCATCTGGGCTTCGGACATGTACCGGCCTCCGCGGACGACCCGCGCGAACAGCCCGACCGGTTCGACCTCGCGGCGCGCTGCGTGGTCGTCAACCGCTTCCTGCTCACGCACCCCACCGGGCGTCCGCCCACCGACCTGCCGGACTCCTACCCCGGTGGCGACGAGGAGCAGCTCGCCGCACGCTGGCGCCGTGACGGCATCCCCGCCGCGTACGAGCACTGCGGTACCGCGGGCACGCACCCGGACCAGGTCCTCACCACCTGGCGGACCTGGAACAACTCCGCCGTGCCGGACTGGGAGACGGCCTTCGCCCACGCGCTCACCCGCAGCGTCTCCGCCGCCATGGACGTGGCGGGCGGCCGTCGGGACAGCATCACCGGGGTGCGCGCACCACAACGCCCCTGGGACCGGGCCCTGAACTGGTTCGTCTCCTCCTACCCCCTGCTCGGCGGGATCGCCGCGGGCCTCACCGTCGTGGCCGACGCCGAACTGGCCCGCTCGCAGAACATCGCCGTCGCCGCGGTGAGCCCCGCGGCCGGCGAGATCTACGTCAACCCGCTGCGCACGTTCACCGACGAGGAATGGCGCTTCGTCCTCGCCCACGAGATGCTGCACGCCGCGCTGCGCCACGGTGAACGCCGCGGCAGCCGCGACTCGTTCCTCTTCAACGTCGCCGCGGACTACGTCGTCAACGACTGGCTCGTCCAGATGCGCGTGGGCGACATGCCCGAAGGGCTGCTGTACGACCCCGAACTGCGCGGCCTGTCCGCCGAGGAGGTGTACGACCGTATCGCGGGCGACCTGCGCCTGCGGCGCCGCCTCGCGACGCTCAGGGGCAGGGGCACCGGCGACATCCTCGACGAGCCGCTGCCGCACGCGAAGGCGCGTGCGTACACCGACCTGGACGAGTTCTACCGGCGCGGGCTGGTCCAGGGCTTCGACCTGCACCGGTACGGCGAGCGCGGCCTGCTCCCC harbors:
- a CDS encoding DsbA family protein, producing MTGSPHPSPVVEVVEYTDPMCPWAWGSEPVFRRLRAALDGRVRWRRAYAILFDHDDDPPPDPAAETAWYARYVEEITAHTLAPRAVRLSRVAASSWPSSLVAGAAELQGAAVAERVLRRLRESVFVLGEPADTLARALAAARGVPGLDPVRLESDAASAAVLERVRADRAEARRPVPEVLSVQDASPHPGAARTTLDGGSRYALPTLLFHSPAGYRAVPGWRPFAAYAAAVDALCPGLLSDLAPLPPDEALEHHRSLTGPEAELLAEGGRAPSHAVRVDTGNGPLWLHPQEAAVHPATTPWAATGL
- a CDS encoding GNAT family N-acetyltransferase, with the protein product MTIIVRTAAEDDLPDLLTLYSELNPDDAPLSRTTAAAVWADMSRQGGRTVLVADADGAVAGTADCLVMPNLTRGGRAILFVENVVVAGSFRRHGVGRLLMDAAVRLGETAGCYKIQLLAADDAYVHTFYEACGFKALAQGFRRYLS
- a CDS encoding MoxR family ATPase, whose amino-acid sequence is MQAAVTVTPAQIPELLLGLATVRPVFLWGAPGIGKSSLVRKFADALGMECVSLLGTQLAPEDLIGVPQIRDGRSVFCPPEAIARDEPYCLFLDELNAATPDVQKAFYSLILDRRIGSYELPAGSIVIGAGNRATDNALARPIASALVNRLTHVHLRASAADWLVWAGENGIHPWVTDYLVDRPDHLWSQPPKTEEPFSTPRSWHMLSDALHSFGPDIDEETLKVVVHGTLTPTHAVSFCGYAKIVRHTFGIEAILKGDASWPARPEDRDLLYYLAEAFRGRLVKELPRRKEHVSPAMRQTSYRAKSLLVQLAEISVEVAQTVIADDSDGLPVLPAWFLVDAARDMPRLVEARR
- a CDS encoding ABC transporter permease, yielding MTTNVPQAGPVRRGSVATARARHAAGRVLAALARSVAIFVPVFLVATFVTFALRSMSGLSPARIQLGEEATPEAIHRIEAQWGLGKPFLTQYWDWFSDVLHGQLGTSWVNGADISTLIGLGLGVSLSVATFALVIGVVAGFGLGTLAALKRTTAVDRAITGFVTVISVMPAFVVGIVLVAVLAVGLHLFPSAGYIPAEQGVGPWLAHITLPALALSFDVIADVARQLRSSLVAAYDENYVTGAVVRGLSPRRIFFGHVLRNGLGPALATLGQKFPALVGASVVTEWIFGLQGFGRFANDSAQAGDVPAVQGVLVVSIVLVVSFNLIINLVLARVMPASQRGV
- a CDS encoding GNAT family N-acetyltransferase, with protein sequence MTIEVRPASDFDDVRTLVGPKSPAANVCFCLSHRIPSALNNELRGPARAEYVAELCRKEPPPGVLAYDGDEPVGWAAVAPRADTTFARSRRIPHIDDLPVWSLWCIRVRPGHRKQGISHALITGAVEFARTHGAPMIEAYPLDNRGAKADLTMAYAGLRKNFERAGFTHASDTTSVLAGHPRVLMRLDLR
- a CDS encoding Rrf2 family transcriptional regulator; this translates as MHISAKADYATRALLELAREPGRPLTCEAIASSQEIPFRFLKSVVGELRRAGLVRSQRGCEGGYWLGRPAGEISLLDVVRAVDGEVITLRGDSLAGLDYPGPAVALPGVWRRVEAEAAAVLGGLTLTSLLSEGVRERTTGVGVS
- a CDS encoding cupin domain-containing protein, translating into MSEPLTTPGEGFHPHLHDTPGRPDAPLRTRVHHIRADALDGDTAQTGGMRRFAAISGKTVGSEKLWMGQTHVAPATSSSDHHHGESETAIHVVSGHPEFVFLDGSGDEPEEVRLRTSPGDYIFVPPFVPHREENPDPAEEAVVVIARSTQEAIVVNLPRLYALPADED
- a CDS encoding ABC transporter substrate-binding protein; the protein is MSPRLSTFRTGPGIRPSRRAGSLRTAALGSALVALITPALSACGGDVSASSGGSTLKWASSYFPGHWDPVVSGSGAQFRELALVYASLTRTDESGKAVPDLAESWKYNARGDLITFHLRPGLKFSDGEPVDATAVKAAIERAKKQKNSALFGDLTSIRSVEAKGLDAVLHLSQVDYQIPQLLGERVLQIASPRAAKDPGKLDQNPVGAGPFVVKQLIPGTKAVLTKNPGYWDAKNIHIDDVELSSAPDASTVVSGLQTGVYNFADLDPSQADAAKKAGLDVFSQPGFNASNISLNINKAPFDDDRVVDAVRHAVNRQEFVDKLTFGYGEVTDQPFPKGYVAYDPESADRYPYDPAKAKQLLADAGHKAGDIKLNLVIPSEDPQAEIVQSQLAAVGITVTIKIDKNWATPFFAKDLTFSLYSTTGRDSAVQTLTAHFGPNGPLNLSTPYEPSGFEAAVVKVRRTPLDATDYTETLREATRAGLKSKALVFTYSSPNLFAKSKQVSGLPKNPAHIDWTGVTLSGGS
- a CDS encoding ABC transporter permease, which gives rise to MVRRVLSLTTGRIAVVILAVVALLAVLGPWIAPQDPLATSDNALSAVSGAHWLGTDYLGRDVFSRLLDGSRVSVLGSLEVALMALAVGAVPGILSVYLGRAFEWFTLRLADTLVALPFLLFAIAVIALLGNGITQAMLVTGALVSPLFYRVARAATLAVARSPYVEAAVISGASVGWIVRRHVWIKVLPPIAVALAQTIGVGFVIVSSLTFLGIGVQPPAPTWGGLLASDLGYLSHQPWAPVAPALLIMITVWACNLLADAIRDVSGEAGRALVNRRRARANRLGRTGPVPTGGSL